Proteins co-encoded in one Neodiprion lecontei isolate iyNeoLeco1 chromosome 3, iyNeoLeco1.1, whole genome shotgun sequence genomic window:
- the LOC124293598 gene encoding uncharacterized protein LOC124293598 — MMYPLSVGVDLVEGCNDEPEKTSYLLRTLGLLSIESITKKRSDRADHKRQMSTFFHQADDLQLLGDDEKDFFGIRWLIEGRWGRHCPFVDWAHPASQAPEGLGVAYSPNY; from the exons ATGATGTATCCTCTCAGCGTTGGCGTTGACTTGGTGGAGGGCTGCAATGATGAACCAGAGAAGACTTCT TACCTGCTGAGGACTCTGGGGCTGCTCAGCATCGAGTCCATTACAAAAAAACGAAGCGACAGGGCCGATCATAAGCGGCAAATGagtactttttttcatcaggCTGATGacctccaacttctcggtgacgatgAGAAAGATTTTTTCGGGATCAGGTGGCTGATCGAGGGGCGGTGGGGGCGACACTGCCCCTTTGTGGATTGGGCTCATCCGGCGTCGCAAGCGCCGGAGGGCCTCGGGGTGGCTTACAGCCCCAATTACTAA